In Chloroflexota bacterium, one DNA window encodes the following:
- a CDS encoding prolipoprotein diacylglyceryl transferase family protein codes for MFPTIPIGPMRLQTYGLFLLIAFWAGLWLAARLADRHGIERDHVYNAGFYALIGGLIAARLGHVIAYFEVYRNDPLQIISLSPGALLPAAGIIGALLVAAIYLRRHHLPPLAFLDVAAMGLLLALAIAGLGAFLAGRTLGTMTDLPWGVELYGVTRHPVALYEALATLALLIVLLRYDRGHLQQPGQLALLALFGYATIRLFLEPLRADSLTVGDGWRLVQLVALLLVAISGGILARMASTESPSAVQESVSP; via the coding sequence ATGTTTCCAACTATTCCTATTGGACCCATGCGATTGCAGACCTACGGCCTGTTCCTGTTAATCGCCTTTTGGGCGGGCCTGTGGCTGGCGGCGCGGCTGGCAGACCGCCACGGCATCGAGCGCGATCACGTTTACAACGCCGGGTTTTACGCCCTGATCGGTGGCTTGATTGCGGCTCGCCTGGGTCATGTGATCGCCTACTTTGAGGTCTACCGGAACGACCCGCTCCAGATCATCTCGCTCAGCCCCGGTGCGCTTCTTCCGGCGGCAGGCATCATCGGAGCGCTGCTGGTCGCCGCGATCTATCTACGGCGCCATCATCTACCCCCTCTTGCCTTTCTGGACGTTGCGGCGATGGGATTGCTGCTCGCCCTGGCCATCGCCGGATTGGGTGCATTTCTGGCGGGCCGTACCCTGGGCACTATGACCGATCTCCCCTGGGGTGTTGAGCTATATGGGGTAACCAGACATCCGGTGGCTCTGTATGAGGCATTGGCAACGCTGGCGTTGCTGATAGTGCTTCTTCGTTATGATCGCGGCCATCTGCAGCAACCCGGGCAACTTGCCTTGCTTGCTCTCTTTGGCTATGCGACAATCCGGCTCTTTTTGGAGCCCTTGCGTGCAGATAGTCTGACGGTCGGGGATGGCTGGCGGCTGGTTCAGCTTGTTGCGCTGTTGCTGGTTGCCATCAGCGGCGGGATTCTTGCCAGGATGGCATCGACAGAGTCGCCATCCGCAGTTCAGGAGAGCGTTTCGCCATGA
- a CDS encoding redoxin domain-containing protein, which produces MNRNRWLTLTGIILLFGLAALIWGRVPAEGIDAALPPAPAVNHPAPAFTLNTLDGEQLELADLQGQPVVLNFWATWCGPCRAEMPELQRLHEQLSRAGVVVLGVNQNETPDIVSRYREGLGIDFPTVIDQRLRVSREYAVNSIPTTFFIDRDGVIQRTFIGPMTDAVLAQNLKAIYP; this is translated from the coding sequence ATGAATCGAAACCGATGGTTGACGTTGACAGGAATCATATTATTGTTTGGCCTCGCAGCCCTGATCTGGGGACGAGTGCCCGCCGAAGGAATTGACGCCGCATTGCCGCCGGCGCCTGCCGTCAATCACCCGGCCCCAGCCTTTACCCTGAACACGTTGGATGGCGAGCAGTTGGAACTTGCCGATCTTCAAGGACAGCCGGTGGTGCTCAATTTCTGGGCGACCTGGTGTGGACCCTGCCGGGCCGAGATGCCTGAGCTTCAGCGTCTTCATGAACAACTTTCGCGGGCAGGCGTGGTGGTCCTGGGGGTGAATCAAAACGAAACGCCCGACATCGTGTCCCGCTATCGAGAGGGATTAGGAATTGATTTTCCAACGGTCATCGATCAACGGTTAAGGGTTAGCCGGGAGTACGCTGTCAATTCCATTCCCACAACATTTTTCATCGATCGCGACGGGGTGATCCAACGGACTTTCATCGGTCCTATGACGGATGCCGTGCTGGCGCAAAACCTCAAAGCGATCTATCCCTGA